One window of the Branchiostoma lanceolatum isolate klBraLanc5 chromosome 3, klBraLanc5.hap2, whole genome shotgun sequence genome contains the following:
- the LOC136430284 gene encoding dynein axonemal assembly factor 9-like isoform X2, with product MAQINTIRPSSGRRAAKQETFSSAVSNYRLRQVQSLLQPGKDPRQSHLDAVLCILGVDGRHSDGARELANYLLFGLYDYKTIKRSNLPEDTVDDMMLLIRQDGVCIYCNPVNYPYLLPYIAHWKNLQIFCMAEDKYHEDEEEAEEYKIRSFVAMMEGSNRVGLPYSSRFNQQQFSAMAIEKWPIVQAFALEGFGGGGFFTMKHEVFDVSGRLEHVYTRLDPVGLENLVTEQLSQFEQQWTSLIKNIDVESPAQRAVLTESKVGEPLQSYYIHGMQAGGAGGRRRAFVLFGTRTGGAGAGGQGTDGVIGTAGVRGGPSLHMACQAISPRGPLSCARTYFFSSGHVPYPVTGEAGIPKTEEKNMDLRLLSTMYLVAVDAVLAAIDKYSKTLSVGAARKTVLDVLKDAVDRHQLPLGSAFASSKNPIDFTIEEVDMHGCSQAAEQGAPSHLVKTAFLSFNDIPSVEHTGESLGSVTFAESFLVSSLTIMNHDGSKTVDSCYTVLTAHIPRYTTWMTTQEETNHSEAVVSLVKTPSEGVLGKPLLQGEQVQLVVATKYCFSQEGQLHIFERGLVFLQPHWGALILPRTELQSILFYDGDSRTVVAMLVLTYRPDMLGYLPAQVQNPDNRLVIVFNPSTRAYKTFITEVMSAWQEKEEMGQAHLQVVKELPTELASLHSQLQKRLEMMLTQPSSLKKAMVNLPDLERFLPHSSASNLLQTPVPAADLAVLLDQAGDEPMDLEPNMEEIIVTILTGIPGSHKDNLCTSLVNINKEHGRWVVLRQPIEITDGFDADSLQASLSAAVTAQRKRAAKASAAGKKKMRAVIVTPGFTDVLDVVLAVLCHPDPEVRSRLKVGAVMACVDPMNTFLEDRFLFPKVLDQCAPGWVNNIVFTSCTEAQNPQLEVTQHLVRAVNPDAAFVLAERGVVTRSEDVELILSETMFSQPKMAQLRHLGTPGWSTGQVQSSPPSPTMQDVCIYFSLPLDKVKFQAKCKALKSALSPYPFHGNVYCTKGHVQFLDSPKLYEVIHVTKSGYLSMVASETEHDTADGDYCMVFTGCGLQEEVLKTWLRACTRQKPGKKAYRTEDSLSKQEMANIHRKHHLEPLPAGWYYNGTSYISMDGQKADKHPYMDQFIADYLRQVNAGIDNYNKRIDSKKYTDLFTKK from the exons GTATGACTACAAGACCATCAAGAG GTCAAACCTTCCAGAAGATACTGTTGATG ACATGATGCTTCTGATCAGGCAAGATGGAGTGTGCATTTACTGTAACCCTGTCAACTACCCGTACCTACTGCCGTACATCGCACACTGGAAGAACTTACAGATCTTCTGTATGGCTGAAGACAAG TACCatgaggatgaggaggaggcTGAGGAGTACAAGATCAGGAGTTTTGTGGCCATGATGGAGGGAAGCAACAGAGTGGGGCTGCCGTACAGCTCCAGAT TTAACCAGCAGCAGTTCAGCGCAATGGCCATAGAGAAGTGGCCTATCGTACAGGCATTTGCCCTGGAAGGGTTTGGAGG TGGAGGTTTCTTCACCATGAAGCATGAGGTGTTTGATGTCAGCGGCAGACTGGAGCATGTCTACACCAGACTGGACCCTGTAGGACTGGAAAACCTGGTCACAGAG CAACTGTCCCAGTTTGAACAGCAGTGGACTTCATTGATCAAGAATATTGATGTTGAAAG CCCTGCCCAGAGAGCAGTCTTGACAGAGAGCAAAGTTGGAGAG CCATTGCAGAGCTACTACATCCACGGCATGCAGGCAGGTGGTGCAGGAGGGCGGAGACGGGCCTTCGTGCTGTTTGGGACTCGAACAGGTGGAGCAGGGGCGGGTGGACAGGGGACTGATGGGGTCATCGGCACGGCAGGCGTCAGGGGAGGGCCATCTCTCCACATG GCTTGTCAGGCCATCTCCCCTCGAGGTCCACTCAGCTGTGCCAGAACCTACTTCTTCAGCAGTGGACATGTCCCATACCCAG TAACAGGAGAAGCTGGCATACCCAAAACTGAAGAGAAGAACATGGATCTCAG GTTGCTGTCTACCATGTACTTAGTAGCAGTGGACGCTGTTCTGGCTGCCATTGACAAATACAGCAAGACCCTCAGTGTTGGAGCT GCGAGGAAGACAGTTCTAGATGTTCTGAAAGATGCAGTAGACCGGCACCAGCTTCCTCTGGGGAGTGCCTTTGCATCATCCAA GAATCCAATCGATTTCACAATTGAGGAGGTAGACATGCATGGGTG CTCTCAAGCAGCTGAGCAGGGAGCACCATCTCACCTTGTTAAAACT GCATTCCTGTCCTTCAACGACATTCCCAGTGTGGAACACACAGGAGAGTCCCTGGGTTCTGTCACCTTTGCTGAGTCCTTCCTGGTGTCCAGCCTTACCATCATGAACCATG ATGGTTCAAAAACAGTTGACAGCTGCTACACAGTGTTGACAGCCCATATCCCTCGTTACACCACCTGGATG ACCACTCAGGAGGAGACTAACCACTCTGAAGCCGTAGTGTCTTTAGTGAAG ACACCATCTGAGGGGGTCTTGGGTAAACCCCTCCTCCAGGGGGAACAGGTACAGCTGGTGGTGGCAACCAAATACTGCTTCTCACAAGAAG GTCAGCTGCACATTTTTGAGAGAGGTTTGGTGTTCCTTCAGCCACACTGGGGCGCCCTCATCCTGCCCAGAACGGAACTGCAGAGTATTCTCTTTTATGATGGG GACTCCCGTACAGTTGTGGCCATGTTGGTCCTGACCTACAGACCAGACATGCTGGGCTACCTCCCTGCCCAGGTCCAGAACCCTGACAACAGGCTCGTCATCGTCTTCAACCCCAGCACTCGGGCTTACAAGACATTCATCACAGAG GTGATGTCAGCTTGGCAGGAGAAGGAAGAGATGGGGCAGGCCCACTTACAGGTGGTCAAGGAGCTGCCCACTGAGCTGGCCTCTCT CCACTCCCAGCTGCAGAAGAGGCTGGAGATGATGTTGACCCAACCCTCCTCACTGAAGAAGGCCATGGTGAACCTGCCTGATCTGGAAAG GTTCCTGCCCCACTCCTCAGCCAGTAACCTCCTGCAGACCCCCGTCCCTGCCGCTGACCTGGCTGTCCTGTTGGACCAGGCCGGGGACGAGCCCATGGACCTGGAGCCCAACATGGAGGAG ATCATTGTGACCATCCTTACTGGGATCCCGGGTAGTCATAAGGACAATCTGTGTACCAGTCTGGTCAACATCAACAAGGAGCACGGCAG ATGGGTGGTGTTGAGACAGCCCATTGAGATTACAGATGGCTTTGATGCAGACAGCCTGCAGGCCTCCCTCAGCGCAGCAGTCACGGCTCAGAGGAAACGGGCGGCCAAGGCCTCCGCAGCGGGGAAGAAGAAGATGAGAGCTGTCATCGTCACTCCAGG GTTTACAGATGTGCTGGATGTGGTGCTGGCTGTGTTGTGCCACCCTGACCCAGAGGTGCGCAGCAGACTGAAGGTGGGAGCTGTGATGGCCTGTGTGGATCCCATGAACACTTTCCTGGAGGACAG GTTTCTGTTTCCCAAAGTGCTGGATCAGTGTGCTCCAG GTTGGGTGAACAACATAGTCTTCACCAGCTGCACTGAGGCACAG AACCCCCAGCTGGAGGTCACACAGCATCTGGTCCGAGCGGTCAATCCTGATGCTGCCTTTGTCCTGGCTGAGAGGGGAGTGGTCACAAG GTCAGAAGATGTTGAGCTGATCCTGTCTGAGACCATGTTCAGTCAGCCCAAGATGGCCCAGCTCAGGCACCTGGGCACACCAGGATG GTCCACAGGCCAGGTGCAGTCTTCCCCACCCTCCCCCACTATGCAGGACGTCTGTATCTACTTCTCACTACCGCTGGATAAGGTCAAGTTCCAGGCCAAGTGCAAAG CTCTGAAGTCAGCTCTATCTCCCTACCCATTCCACGGCAATGTGTACTGCACCAAGGGACATGTCCAGTTCCTGGACTCACCCAAGCTGTATGAAGTCATCCACGTGACCAAGAGCGGTTACCTGTCCATGGTTGCCTCGGAGACAGAACACGACACAGCTGATGGGGACTACTGCATGGTGTTCACCGGCTGTGGGCTGCAGGAGGAGGTACTCAAGACCTGGCTCAGGGCCTGCACCAGACAG AAACCAGGGAAGAAGGCTTACAGGACAGAAGATAGCCTGAGCAAGCAGGAGATGGCAAACATCCAT aGGAAGCACCACCTGGAGCCACTGCCTGCAGGCTGGTACTACAACGGGACCAGCTACATCAGCATGGACGGCCAGAAGGCAGACAAACACCCTT ACATGGATCAGTTTATAGCTGACTATCTCCGCCAGGTCAACGCAGGCATTGACAACTACAACAAGAGGATCGACTCCAAGAAGTACACAGACTTATTCACCAAGAAATGA
- the LOC136430283 gene encoding transcription factor Spi-B-like isoform X2, translating into MASFPVSLTALDMYAVEDGISYQPVSTIVSEIIHDLSPMMQQDGFTFPYTEEEVDTSSEQDSTERFTELQVLSADSNPMWGCASKAEPPQFRPVYSPDGYRSDQDFCIPTNNVFSAQCRGYRPDGYDSDGMTGSGSESPTSSRGSSTSSDEDEDYVPLEISDDEEEAEDEAPSPKWSCRYNPSGFIARAPTSSSKRRHGQPILWKFLYEMLMDPRYGKHIYWTNQSKGMFKFSSEHKEEIAKMWGEKKGNRCVMTYQKMARSLRNYSNQKRHLVKVKRKLQYQFLTDTRLARA; encoded by the exons ATGGCCAGTTTTCCTGTCAGCCTCACCGCCTTGGACATGTATGCAGTTGAGGACGGG ATCAGTTACCAGCCTGTAAGTACTATTGTGTCTGAGATCATCCACGATCTGAGTCCCATGATGCAACAGGACGGCTTCACGTTCCCTTACACCGAGGAGGAGGTGGATACGTCATCAGAGCAGGACAGCACAGAACGCTTCACGGAACTGCAAG TTTTGTCAGCTGACAGCAATCCCATGTGGGGGTGTGCTAGCAAAGCGGAACCTCCCCAGTTCAGACCAGTCTACAGTCCCGACGGCTACAGATCGGACCAGGACTTCTGCATTCCCACAAACAACGTTTTTTCAGCACAG TGCCGAGGTTACCGACCGGACGGATACGACAGTGACGGCATGACCGGCAGCGGCAGCGAGTCCCCCACGTCCTCCCGCGGCAGCTCCACCAGCTCCGACGAAGACGAGGACTACGTGCCCCTGGAGATCTCCGACGACGAAGAG GAGGCAGAAGACGAAGCCCCCTCCCCTAAATGGTCCTGCAGGTACAACCCGAGCGGCTTCATCGCCAGAGCCCCCACCTCATCCTCAA AGAGAAGACACGGCCAGCCGATCCTGTGGAAGTTCCTGTACGAGATGTTGATGGACCCGCGGTACGGCAAACACATCTACTGGACCAACCAGAGCAAGGGCATGTTCAAATTCTCCTCCGAACACAAG GAGGAGATTGCCAAGATGTGGGGTGAGAAGAAGGGGAACCGCTGCGTGATGACGTATCAGAAGATGGCGCGGTCTCTGCGGAACTACTCCAACCAGAAAAGGCACCTGGTCAAGGTCAAGAGGAAACTCCAGTACCAGTTCCTCACCGACACACGTCTGGCTAGGGCTTAG
- the LOC136430284 gene encoding dynein axonemal assembly factor 9-like isoform X1, with the protein MAQINTIRPSSGRRAAKQETFSSAVSNYRLRQVQSLLQPGKDPRQSHLDAVLCILGVDGRHSDGARELANYLLFGLYDYKTIKRSNLPEDTVDDMMLLIRQDGVCIYCNPVNYPYLLPYIAHWKNLQIFCMAEDKVHYHEDEEEAEEYKIRSFVAMMEGSNRVGLPYSSRFNQQQFSAMAIEKWPIVQAFALEGFGGGGFFTMKHEVFDVSGRLEHVYTRLDPVGLENLVTEQLSQFEQQWTSLIKNIDVESPAQRAVLTESKVGEPLQSYYIHGMQAGGAGGRRRAFVLFGTRTGGAGAGGQGTDGVIGTAGVRGGPSLHMACQAISPRGPLSCARTYFFSSGHVPYPVTGEAGIPKTEEKNMDLRLLSTMYLVAVDAVLAAIDKYSKTLSVGAARKTVLDVLKDAVDRHQLPLGSAFASSKNPIDFTIEEVDMHGCSQAAEQGAPSHLVKTAFLSFNDIPSVEHTGESLGSVTFAESFLVSSLTIMNHDGSKTVDSCYTVLTAHIPRYTTWMTTQEETNHSEAVVSLVKTPSEGVLGKPLLQGEQVQLVVATKYCFSQEGQLHIFERGLVFLQPHWGALILPRTELQSILFYDGDSRTVVAMLVLTYRPDMLGYLPAQVQNPDNRLVIVFNPSTRAYKTFITEVMSAWQEKEEMGQAHLQVVKELPTELASLHSQLQKRLEMMLTQPSSLKKAMVNLPDLERFLPHSSASNLLQTPVPAADLAVLLDQAGDEPMDLEPNMEEIIVTILTGIPGSHKDNLCTSLVNINKEHGRWVVLRQPIEITDGFDADSLQASLSAAVTAQRKRAAKASAAGKKKMRAVIVTPGFTDVLDVVLAVLCHPDPEVRSRLKVGAVMACVDPMNTFLEDRFLFPKVLDQCAPGWVNNIVFTSCTEAQNPQLEVTQHLVRAVNPDAAFVLAERGVVTRSEDVELILSETMFSQPKMAQLRHLGTPGWSTGQVQSSPPSPTMQDVCIYFSLPLDKVKFQAKCKALKSALSPYPFHGNVYCTKGHVQFLDSPKLYEVIHVTKSGYLSMVASETEHDTADGDYCMVFTGCGLQEEVLKTWLRACTRQKPGKKAYRTEDSLSKQEMANIHRKHHLEPLPAGWYYNGTSYISMDGQKADKHPYMDQFIADYLRQVNAGIDNYNKRIDSKKYTDLFTKK; encoded by the exons GTATGACTACAAGACCATCAAGAG GTCAAACCTTCCAGAAGATACTGTTGATG ACATGATGCTTCTGATCAGGCAAGATGGAGTGTGCATTTACTGTAACCCTGTCAACTACCCGTACCTACTGCCGTACATCGCACACTGGAAGAACTTACAGATCTTCTGTATGGCTGAAGACAAGGTTCAT TACCatgaggatgaggaggaggcTGAGGAGTACAAGATCAGGAGTTTTGTGGCCATGATGGAGGGAAGCAACAGAGTGGGGCTGCCGTACAGCTCCAGAT TTAACCAGCAGCAGTTCAGCGCAATGGCCATAGAGAAGTGGCCTATCGTACAGGCATTTGCCCTGGAAGGGTTTGGAGG TGGAGGTTTCTTCACCATGAAGCATGAGGTGTTTGATGTCAGCGGCAGACTGGAGCATGTCTACACCAGACTGGACCCTGTAGGACTGGAAAACCTGGTCACAGAG CAACTGTCCCAGTTTGAACAGCAGTGGACTTCATTGATCAAGAATATTGATGTTGAAAG CCCTGCCCAGAGAGCAGTCTTGACAGAGAGCAAAGTTGGAGAG CCATTGCAGAGCTACTACATCCACGGCATGCAGGCAGGTGGTGCAGGAGGGCGGAGACGGGCCTTCGTGCTGTTTGGGACTCGAACAGGTGGAGCAGGGGCGGGTGGACAGGGGACTGATGGGGTCATCGGCACGGCAGGCGTCAGGGGAGGGCCATCTCTCCACATG GCTTGTCAGGCCATCTCCCCTCGAGGTCCACTCAGCTGTGCCAGAACCTACTTCTTCAGCAGTGGACATGTCCCATACCCAG TAACAGGAGAAGCTGGCATACCCAAAACTGAAGAGAAGAACATGGATCTCAG GTTGCTGTCTACCATGTACTTAGTAGCAGTGGACGCTGTTCTGGCTGCCATTGACAAATACAGCAAGACCCTCAGTGTTGGAGCT GCGAGGAAGACAGTTCTAGATGTTCTGAAAGATGCAGTAGACCGGCACCAGCTTCCTCTGGGGAGTGCCTTTGCATCATCCAA GAATCCAATCGATTTCACAATTGAGGAGGTAGACATGCATGGGTG CTCTCAAGCAGCTGAGCAGGGAGCACCATCTCACCTTGTTAAAACT GCATTCCTGTCCTTCAACGACATTCCCAGTGTGGAACACACAGGAGAGTCCCTGGGTTCTGTCACCTTTGCTGAGTCCTTCCTGGTGTCCAGCCTTACCATCATGAACCATG ATGGTTCAAAAACAGTTGACAGCTGCTACACAGTGTTGACAGCCCATATCCCTCGTTACACCACCTGGATG ACCACTCAGGAGGAGACTAACCACTCTGAAGCCGTAGTGTCTTTAGTGAAG ACACCATCTGAGGGGGTCTTGGGTAAACCCCTCCTCCAGGGGGAACAGGTACAGCTGGTGGTGGCAACCAAATACTGCTTCTCACAAGAAG GTCAGCTGCACATTTTTGAGAGAGGTTTGGTGTTCCTTCAGCCACACTGGGGCGCCCTCATCCTGCCCAGAACGGAACTGCAGAGTATTCTCTTTTATGATGGG GACTCCCGTACAGTTGTGGCCATGTTGGTCCTGACCTACAGACCAGACATGCTGGGCTACCTCCCTGCCCAGGTCCAGAACCCTGACAACAGGCTCGTCATCGTCTTCAACCCCAGCACTCGGGCTTACAAGACATTCATCACAGAG GTGATGTCAGCTTGGCAGGAGAAGGAAGAGATGGGGCAGGCCCACTTACAGGTGGTCAAGGAGCTGCCCACTGAGCTGGCCTCTCT CCACTCCCAGCTGCAGAAGAGGCTGGAGATGATGTTGACCCAACCCTCCTCACTGAAGAAGGCCATGGTGAACCTGCCTGATCTGGAAAG GTTCCTGCCCCACTCCTCAGCCAGTAACCTCCTGCAGACCCCCGTCCCTGCCGCTGACCTGGCTGTCCTGTTGGACCAGGCCGGGGACGAGCCCATGGACCTGGAGCCCAACATGGAGGAG ATCATTGTGACCATCCTTACTGGGATCCCGGGTAGTCATAAGGACAATCTGTGTACCAGTCTGGTCAACATCAACAAGGAGCACGGCAG ATGGGTGGTGTTGAGACAGCCCATTGAGATTACAGATGGCTTTGATGCAGACAGCCTGCAGGCCTCCCTCAGCGCAGCAGTCACGGCTCAGAGGAAACGGGCGGCCAAGGCCTCCGCAGCGGGGAAGAAGAAGATGAGAGCTGTCATCGTCACTCCAGG GTTTACAGATGTGCTGGATGTGGTGCTGGCTGTGTTGTGCCACCCTGACCCAGAGGTGCGCAGCAGACTGAAGGTGGGAGCTGTGATGGCCTGTGTGGATCCCATGAACACTTTCCTGGAGGACAG GTTTCTGTTTCCCAAAGTGCTGGATCAGTGTGCTCCAG GTTGGGTGAACAACATAGTCTTCACCAGCTGCACTGAGGCACAG AACCCCCAGCTGGAGGTCACACAGCATCTGGTCCGAGCGGTCAATCCTGATGCTGCCTTTGTCCTGGCTGAGAGGGGAGTGGTCACAAG GTCAGAAGATGTTGAGCTGATCCTGTCTGAGACCATGTTCAGTCAGCCCAAGATGGCCCAGCTCAGGCACCTGGGCACACCAGGATG GTCCACAGGCCAGGTGCAGTCTTCCCCACCCTCCCCCACTATGCAGGACGTCTGTATCTACTTCTCACTACCGCTGGATAAGGTCAAGTTCCAGGCCAAGTGCAAAG CTCTGAAGTCAGCTCTATCTCCCTACCCATTCCACGGCAATGTGTACTGCACCAAGGGACATGTCCAGTTCCTGGACTCACCCAAGCTGTATGAAGTCATCCACGTGACCAAGAGCGGTTACCTGTCCATGGTTGCCTCGGAGACAGAACACGACACAGCTGATGGGGACTACTGCATGGTGTTCACCGGCTGTGGGCTGCAGGAGGAGGTACTCAAGACCTGGCTCAGGGCCTGCACCAGACAG AAACCAGGGAAGAAGGCTTACAGGACAGAAGATAGCCTGAGCAAGCAGGAGATGGCAAACATCCAT aGGAAGCACCACCTGGAGCCACTGCCTGCAGGCTGGTACTACAACGGGACCAGCTACATCAGCATGGACGGCCAGAAGGCAGACAAACACCCTT ACATGGATCAGTTTATAGCTGACTATCTCCGCCAGGTCAACGCAGGCATTGACAACTACAACAAGAGGATCGACTCCAAGAAGTACACAGACTTATTCACCAAGAAATGA
- the LOC136430285 gene encoding estradiol 17-beta-dehydrogenase 2-like, whose translation MIYQLLYSTVALCFGVSVFFRYVNDGMNFEFRSALSLLVLFLGEPFCHYVVGEVGGLLLYGLACVVMYLLLPAGEVTIKDRVVLITGCDSGFGHALAQHLDSLGCVVFAGCLHGDGEGATSLASSCSAQLKILQLDVTDAQQVDQARQVVQEYLGPHRGLWGLVNNAGLVYFGELDLLPFSMVQRSIDVNLVGMLRMTKTFLPLLRKGKGRVINMSSIAGSVPLMFMCAEGAAKAGVEAASHILRQELKKWGVQVSIVQPFAFKTGWQSSESMLTNYNQIRQALDKDTLDTYGLDYLDAFKHNLLNEESLNEDLGQVIGVMTDALTSRGPRAWYPCGRGTRSLVWLSNLLPTSILDMILPLLMLQIDVTPTGLRER comes from the exons ATGATTTATCAGTTACTGTACTCAACAGTAGCCCTATGTTTCGGCGTCTCGGTGTTTTTCCGCTACGTGAATGATGGCATGAATTTCGAGTTCCGTTCGGCGCTGAGTTTGCTGGTGCTGTTTCTTGGCGAGCCATTTTGTCACTATGTGGTTGGCGAGGTGGGAGGACTACTGCTGTACGGACTGGCCTGTGTAGTCATGTACCTGCTCCTACCTGCTGGGGAGGTGACGATTAAGGACAGGGTCGTGCTCATAACAG GATGTGACAGTGGATTTGGCCATGCCCTAGCCCAGCACCTGGACAGCCTGGGCTGTGTGGTGTTTGCTGGCTGTCTCCATGGTGACGGGGAGGGAGCCACCAGCCTCGCAAGCAGCTGCTCTGCCCAGCTGAAAATTCTCCAGCTGGATGTGACAGATGCCCAGCAGGTGGATCAGGCCAGACAGGTGGTACAGGAGTACCTGGGACCTCACAGAG GTTTGTGGGGTTTGGTGAACAATGCTGGCCTGGTGTACTTTGGTGAGCTGGACCTCCTGCCCTTCTCCATGGTTCAGCGCAGCATCGATGTGAACCTGGTCGGGATGTTACGGATGACCAAGACTTTCCTCCCCCTACTGAGGAAAGGGAAGGGCAGGGTCATCAACATGTCCAGTATCGCAG GAAGTGTTCCGCTGATGTTTATGTGTGCAGAAGGAGCAGCTAAGGCCGGGGTGGAGGCAGCATCCCACATCCTGCGACAGGAGCTGAAGAAATGGGGAGTGCAGGTGTCCATCGTGCAGCCGTTTGCCTTTAAGACAG GATGGCAAAGTTCAGAGTCCATGCTCACGAACTATAACCAAATCAGACAGGCGCTGGACAAGGACACGTTGGACACCTATGGTCTGGACTACCTGGATGCTTTCAAACATAACTTACTGAACGAAGAGTCTCTAAACGAGGACCTTGGCCAAGTTATAG GAGTGATGACAGATGCACTGACATCCAGAGGTCCCAGGGCCTGGTACCCATGTGGGCGTGGCACCAGGTCACTAGTCTGGTTATCCAACCTTCTACCAACCAGCATCCTGGACATGATATTACCACTTCTGATGCTCCAGATAGATGTCACACCAACAGGGCTCAGAGAGAGATAA
- the LOC136430283 gene encoding uncharacterized protein isoform X1, with amino-acid sequence MTKVKFYPYSALPLPRGQIRCKSSRVATAGDHVTTAFDRLSSARLSLKFSAVGMASFPVSLTALDMYAVEDGISYQPVSTIVSEIIHDLSPMMQQDGFTFPYTEEEVDTSSEQDSTERFTELQVLSADSNPMWGCASKAEPPQFRPVYSPDGYRSDQDFCIPTNNVFSAQCRGYRPDGYDSDGMTGSGSESPTSSRGSSTSSDEDEDYVPLEISDDEEEAEDEAPSPKWSCRYNPSGFIARAPTSSSKRRHGQPILWKFLYEMLMDPRYGKHIYWTNQSKGMFKFSSEHKEEIAKMWGEKKGNRCVMTYQKMARSLRNYSNQKRHLVKVKRKLQYQFLTDTRLARA; translated from the exons ATGACCAAAGTGAAATTTTATCCCTACTCTGCATTACCACTGCCACGTGGGCAGATCAGGTGTAAGTCTTCACGTGTCGCCACCGCAG GTGACCACGTGACCACTGCATTTGACCGTCTGTCGTCTGCCCGTCTGTCACTCAAGTTTTCAGCCGTCGGTATGGCCAGTTTTCCTGTCAGCCTCACCGCCTTGGACATGTATGCAGTTGAGGACGGG ATCAGTTACCAGCCTGTAAGTACTATTGTGTCTGAGATCATCCACGATCTGAGTCCCATGATGCAACAGGACGGCTTCACGTTCCCTTACACCGAGGAGGAGGTGGATACGTCATCAGAGCAGGACAGCACAGAACGCTTCACGGAACTGCAAG TTTTGTCAGCTGACAGCAATCCCATGTGGGGGTGTGCTAGCAAAGCGGAACCTCCCCAGTTCAGACCAGTCTACAGTCCCGACGGCTACAGATCGGACCAGGACTTCTGCATTCCCACAAACAACGTTTTTTCAGCACAG TGCCGAGGTTACCGACCGGACGGATACGACAGTGACGGCATGACCGGCAGCGGCAGCGAGTCCCCCACGTCCTCCCGCGGCAGCTCCACCAGCTCCGACGAAGACGAGGACTACGTGCCCCTGGAGATCTCCGACGACGAAGAG GAGGCAGAAGACGAAGCCCCCTCCCCTAAATGGTCCTGCAGGTACAACCCGAGCGGCTTCATCGCCAGAGCCCCCACCTCATCCTCAA AGAGAAGACACGGCCAGCCGATCCTGTGGAAGTTCCTGTACGAGATGTTGATGGACCCGCGGTACGGCAAACACATCTACTGGACCAACCAGAGCAAGGGCATGTTCAAATTCTCCTCCGAACACAAG GAGGAGATTGCCAAGATGTGGGGTGAGAAGAAGGGGAACCGCTGCGTGATGACGTATCAGAAGATGGCGCGGTCTCTGCGGAACTACTCCAACCAGAAAAGGCACCTGGTCAAGGTCAAGAGGAAACTCCAGTACCAGTTCCTCACCGACACACGTCTGGCTAGGGCTTAG